CGAAAAGCACGCCAGCAGCCACGACAATTTGTTTCCCATGAATCGTAAATGAAGGTTCATCATCTCCACTTTTTTCTCTCCCTTTACTGGTTGATTTTTTTCAAGTGGTATAAACATATTCTTTGCTGCCGGTAAAATTGCACACAGAAAAGCGAAAGTGCCCTGCTAAAGTCCGATAACGAAGACACGGCTCATGTTTTTATGAGCCAATGTCACACTTATGCCCTGTGGGTACAAGCGCTGGAACTCATACACAGCAAAACGTCATATGTGTTGAGTGTAAGAGTGAAGACAAAAAAACCTCCCAGTCAGCCATCAACGGCTAACGGGGAGGTTTTTTCTGTATGATTAGCACTCTTCAGGGGTACCAGTATTGGTTGCGGTTTTAAATGAAGAACCGCATCCGCATGAAGCGATAGCGTTCGGATTATTGATTGTAAATCCTCCGCCCATCATGTTCTGCTTAAAATCAACCGTTGTACCATTTAAAATCTTGGCACTTTCATCATCTACAACAATCTTAAGGCCGTTAATCTCCTCTTTATGATCATTGCTCTGGGTTTCTTTATCAAAGCCCATGCCGTATGAGAGGCCGCTGCATCCGCCGCCTTTTACACCGACACGAAGAAAAAGTCCTGATTCCTCTTCAGCTGCAAGCATCTCTTTAATTCTGCCTACAGCAGCATCTGTAAAGTTTACGATCATCTCTGTACACTCTCCTTCATTGAAGGTTTTATAACTATATTATACAAGTGCAAACCTAAACTCTCAAGGTTTAGGCTTACTCCTTAAAATGAATTTTCTCTTTCAATCTTTAATATGAGGTTATGGGTTTCATCAATTTTACGGCTATAGCTCAATACATGGGGATGATTCAGACCAAATAGATCAGCCGTTTTAATCATCTTTTGGCGGAGCACTTCTATCTGCTCATTATATTGGATTAGCCGTTCGCAATCAGCTACATTCATCACGTGCAACACTCCCTGGTTCAATACCTGGTGGTTCCATTATTCTACTTCATCTTCAATTTTTTTACAATATAAGACGCTCAATATTATGTATTCTGCTATATTTCCACCCTTTTGTCTTTATTATTTTTAAAAAGTAAACAATCCTTAACGTTTGTTACATGAACGTGACATTGAAGGTAAATTGTTCCTTCCTTGTCCTCCCATATAAATGAGCGTATAATAGACTGCGTATTCTTCGGGCGTTTTTCCTAGCCCAAGAAAAAAAGCTTTTAATCAAAAAGTTTGATTTCGCGGGATTCTTTCCTGCACAATAGAACGTATATACATATTAATTGAAACGGGGGAAAAGTAATGGCAATCATTACACAAGAAGCAAAAATTCATGACATTGCTGAAAAAATCCGTAACGGTGAACGACTTTCAATTGAGGACGGCCTTTTTTTATATGAAACCA
This genomic stretch from Fictibacillus marinisediminis harbors:
- a CDS encoding aspartyl-phosphate phosphatase Spo0E family protein, producing MNVADCERLIQYNEQIEVLRQKMIKTADLFGLNHPHVLSYSRKIDETHNLILKIERENSF
- a CDS encoding HesB/IscA family protein; this translates as MIVNFTDAAVGRIKEMLAAEEESGLFLRVGVKGGGCSGLSYGMGFDKETQSNDHKEEINGLKIVVDDESAKILNGTTVDFKQNMMGGGFTINNPNAIASCGCGSSFKTATNTGTPEEC